Genomic window (Motilibacter aurantiacus):
TGCTCGTTGGCGTGGTTGTCCGCGACCTCCTCGGCCAGGCTCTTGATGGGCGCGTTCGGGCCGAGGTTCTTGTAGTACTCGTCGATCGCCTTGTGCTGCTGGTAGGCGCTCGGGATCGCCGGCACGGTGCCGACCGCGACGGTCGGGCGCTCGACCATGACGGCGCCCGCCGCGACCAGGGCGTCGTACGCGATCCTCGCGGGGGTGCCCTCGGCGAACGTGCCGTTGTAGCCGATCTTCTTGCCCCGCACGAAGTTCAGGTCGAGCGCGGACATGTAGTCGGGCACGGCCTCCGGCGCGCGCTGGATCGACTGCTGCCAGTTCGGGCCGAAGACGGCGGCGTAGCCCGCCTCGTTCTTCGGGTCACGCCCGGCCATCGACTGCAGGTTCATCGCGGCGTTGGCGACCGTGCGGTCCATCGGACCCGCGGTGTCCTGCGAGGAGGAGATCGGGCCGATGCCGTACGCCGGCACGAGGCCGACCGTCGGGCGCAGGCCGACGAGCCCCTGCGTGCTCGACGGGCTGATGATCGAGCCGGAGGTCTCCGTGCCGACGACGAGCATCGAGAGCGCGGCCGCGCCCGCCGCGCCGCTGCCCGAGGACGAGCCGCTCGGGTTCTGGTCCGCGTCGACCGCGTTGAGCACCTGGCCGGTCAGGTTGGAGAAGCCCGACGGCTGGCTGCCGAAGCTGTTGGCGAACTCGGACAGGCCGAGCTTGCCGAGGATGACCACACCACGGGCCTTGAGCTTCTTGACGATCCCCGCGTCGTCCGCCGGGTAGGAGTGGCGCAGCGAGTAGTTGCCGTTCGACGTGTACATGCCCTTCACGTCGATCAGGTCCTTGAGCAGCACGGGAAGGCCGTGCGCAGGCCCGCGCACGATGCCCTGCGCGCGCTCCGCGTCGGCCTTCGCGGCCTCCCTGAGCGCGTTCTCGTTGAGCTGGGTGACGGCGTTCAGGCCGGGGCCGCGCTTGTTCAGCGCCTCGATGCGGTCGATGTACGCCTGCACCAGCTGGACCGAGGTCAGCTGGCCGGCCGCCATCATGCGCTCGGCGGTCACGCCGTCGAGCGTCTCGAGGTCGAGGACGGGAGCGGGCGCGGCGGCGGCGATGGCGGCACTGGTGGTTGCGGCGGTGGAGATGGGCACCGCGAGCGCGGCGGTGACGGCCATGGCCGCCACGAGAGAGCGGACGACGGGTCTGGGCACTACGGCTCCTCAGCAAGGGCGGGAAAGCGGCCCGATCGTGCCGAGGCGCTGTTTCGCCCGCGTGAAGCCGCGAATTCCGTCCCGTGAAGCCGTTGGCGAGTCTCAGGCCACGAGCAACGAGCCGGCATGCCGGCGCATCAGCAGGCGCGGGACGCTCGGGGCGAGCAGGTGCACCAGGCGCCGCCGGAGCGTACGCCGCGGGCAGCCGACGACGATGACCGCGGCGTTCAACTGGGCGGCCAGCTCGTCGAGCGCGGCTCCGACCGGGCCGGACAGGACGACGAAGCGCCAGCGCACCTCCTCGAGCTCGAAGAGGGCGGCGAGCTGCTGCTCCATCTCGCGGACCTGGAGCTCCTCGGCCTCCTGCAGCACGAACCCGGCCCCCATGAGGCCGGCGAACGAGTGCACGGGGGAGGGTGTCGGGACGTGCGCCGCGACGACGGTCGCCCCGAGCTCGCGAGCGGTGCCGGCGGCTGCCAGCGCGGCGCAGCGCGACGACCGGCTGCCGTCGACCCCCACCACGACCACCGGGCCGTACGGCCCGTTGCCGGCCAGGCCGTCGTCCTCGCTGCGACGCTGCAGCCACTCGCTCATCGCGCCCTCCTGGAAGGGACATCCCACGTGCCTTGCCAGGCTATGCGCACGATCGCGCGCAGCACGTCGCGTGACGCGATCGTGACCTCGACGGCGCCCGCCGGGCTGCCCGCCGGCGCCGGTGGGGCTACTCCTGCACCGGTGTGCCGCCGTCCGCGGGCTGCATGCGCCGCACGTACGCGTCGAGCAGCGTCGAGTCGGCCAGCAGCCCCTGGGTGTAGAGCTCGAGCGCGGGCAGCGCGAACGTCCGGTAGTAGGCCTGCAGCGCTCCGGCGAGGTCGCCGTCGACGGGCGGGTGACGGCGCAGGTGGACGAGGAGGGCGCCGATGCCGACGTAGCCGAGGTACTGCGCCCGCGCGGCCTCGTCCCGGCTCCTGCGCAGCCGCCCCTCGGCCACGCCCTCGCGCAGGTATGCCTGGGCGTCCTCGACCATGCGGTCGAAGAGCCGGGCGGCGAGGTCGCCACCGGCGAGCAGCGCGTGGACGACGTAGCCGACGACGGGGACGTACTCCTCGATCGAGGCCAGCGCGGAGAGCAGGCTCGTGGGGTCCCCGCGGGTGAGGGTGGTCGTCCGGGCCTCGCGGACGATCCGCAGCACCTCGTCGTCGCACTCGGCACGAAGGCCAGCCTTGCTACCGAAGTGGTGGATCACCAGTGCCGGGCTTACGCCTGCGGCTGCTGCGATGGCGCGCAGCGACGCGTCGAACCCCTCGCGCCCGAACTGCCGAATAGCGATGTCACGTATCCGCGCCCGGGCCGACGCGTCCGTGCCTTTCACCGGGTCAACTTGCACAGTCGCGGCCGCTGCCGTCAAGCCGGGTCAGTGGTGGACGGCGTCCTCGTGGGCACGGTGGCCCGCCGGCTCGAGCTGGAACGTGCTGTGCTCGACGTCGAAGTGCTCGGCCAGGCAGTCGCGCAGCGTGTCGAGGATGCTGGCCTCGCACCCCTGGGCTGCTCCCGCGCAGTCGGGCGTGGACCGCCCCGGCTCCACCACGATGTGGGCGCTCATGACCGGCAGGCCGCTGGTGATGGTCCAGACGTGCAGGTCGTGCACGTCGAGCACCCCCGGCGTCCGCAGGATGTGGTCGCGCACGTGGCCCACGTCGACGCCGCGCGGAGTCGCCTCCAGCAGCACGTCGATCGCCTCGCGCAGCAGCGACCACGTGCGCGGGAGGATCATCAGCGCCACCGCGACCGAGGCCACCGCGTCCGCCCGGCGCAAGCCGGTGGTGAGCAGGACGACGGCGGCCACGATGACCGCGGCCGAGCCGAGCAGGTCCCCGAGCACCTCGAGGTAGGCGCCGCGGACGTTCAGGCTCTCCTTGGCCCCGCGCGACAGCAGCAGCAGGCCGACGGCGTTGGCCACCAGGCCGACCAGCGCGAACGCGAGCATCGTGCCGCCCGCGACCTCGGGCGGGTCGGACCAGCGCCGCCCGGCCTCGATCAGCACGAAGACGGCGACCACCGCGAGCAGCGTCGCGTTGACCACGGCGGCGAGGATCTCCAGCCGCAGGTAGCCGAAGGTGCGCTGGGTCGTGGCCGGCATGGACGCGAAGGTGACGGCGAGCACGGCGATGAGCAGCCCGGCGGCGTCGGTGAAGGCGTGCCCGGCGTCCGCGAGCAGCGCGAGGCTGCCCGAGAGCACGCCCCCGATGACCTGGACGACCACGACCGTGGCCGTGATCGCCAGGACGACGAGCAGCCGCGCGCGGTGCGCCTGCGCCGAGCCGTGGCCGTGGCCGTGGCCGTGCGAGTGCCCCGCGCCCACGTCAGGCGCTCTCGCAGTCGACGGCGATGACGACCTCGAGCAGGTCGGCCAGCGCGTGGGTGAGGTGGCCGTCGACGAGCTCGTAGCGGACCTGGCGTCCCTCCGGCGTGCCGACCACCAGGCCGCAGCCGCGCAGGCAGGTCAGGTGGTTGGAGACGTTGGATCGGCTGAGGCCGAGCTCGGCCGCCAGCTGCGCCGGGTACGCCGGCCCGTCGGCCAGCGCGACGAGGATCCGCGACCGGGTGGGGTCGGCCAGGGCACGCCCCAGCCGGGTCAGCACGGCGGTCCGGGTCTCGAGCGTCAGCACGGTCAGAAGATACAGCCGTCGCTGAACCGTGCGCCAACCCTGCCGCACGGCCCGCCACACCTCGACAGGGGCGCTCAGGCCGGGCGCTCCTCGCCCTCGCGCACGGCCGGCGCGGCGTTCCGCCGTGCCCTCCGGCCGCGCGCCACCTCGGTGGCGAGGGCGTCGAGCGGCTGGTCGAAGCCCCCCAGCGGATCGGCGAGCGCGGCGAGCCACGCCTGCGCGGCGCACAGGCCCTCCGGCTCGAGTGAGTAGAGGCGTCGCGTGCCCTCGGCCCGCACCGCGACCAGCCCGGCCTCGCGGAGCACCCGCAGGTGCTGGGAGACGCTGGGCTGAGTGATGGGTGCCTGCGCCTGCAGCGAGGACACGATGGCCCCCGCCGGCTGCTCGCCGGCGGCCAGCAGGCCGAGGATGCGCCGCCGCGTGCCGTCCCCGAGGGCCTCGAACACGGCGTCCACTCAGCTGCCGGACGTGTCCTCGGGCACGGTCGTGTAGAAGGCGAGGGTGCGCACGGCCGCCTCGTGCGCCGGGCCGGGCTCGTCCCCGTCGGCGACGGCGGCGTGCGCCCACCCCGTGGCGGCGGCCCGGACGTACTCGATGCCCTCCGGCGAGGTGGCGAAGGCGGCCGCCTCCGCAGGGTCCACCGCAGCGCCGGTCTCGAGGTGCAACCCCAGGCCCATGAGCGCGAGGTCCCAGCCGACGCCCACCGCGCCCGGCCCGAACTGCTCCCAGAACACCGGGTCCACCGGCGACTCGTGGGTCAGCTCGAGCAGCGTCCCCTCGCCCGTCTCCGACAGCGAGACCGCGAGCCAGGACACGACGTCGCCGAACTCCCACGTCACGTCGAAGCGCTCCGGCGCCACGCAGCTCTCGATGCTGCCGCTCGCATTGCCCTCCGTGCGGTACGTGCCGCCGACCCGGAGGTCCCCGCTCACCGGCAGGAACCACCGCACGATGCGCTCGGGCTGCGTGAGGGCCTGCCACAGGTCCTCGCGGCCGGTGGGGTAGGTGCGCCGGGCCACGGCGACCCTCGTCGGCGCTCCGTCGCGGGTGCCGCTGCGGACCTCGCGGGCGACGAGGCCGGCGGTGGCGACCGGGTCCTTCAGCATGCGCGCTCCTTGTATAGGTGATGGCCTATGGAAGACCCTGGCACGGCAGGGCGGGCGACGCAAGGGGCCTGCCGACCCCGACGACCACCCGCGCCGTCATGCTGACGGGAGAGGCACCGGAGTCGGTGGTCGTCGTGTCGCAGGCTTGTCGTGTCGGGGGCTTGTCGTGTCGGAGGCTGTCGTGTCGGAGGCTGTCGTGTCGGAGATCGCGTCGGTCAGCCAGGCGTTCCACTGGGGCCTGCTGGAGCTCAGCGACGCGGACTCCCTCGACGAGCTCCCGGACTGGGACAGTGACTCGGGCTGGGTGGTCGGGCGTCACGGGTTCCTCCTGCGGGTGCGACACGCCGACGACATCGAGGTCCCGGACGACCTCGAGGTTCCCGAGGACCTCGGGGACGACGAGGACCTGCCCGAGTTCCTGGTCGAGCTCACGTTCCTCCGTGGCGGCGCGCCCGGCGCTGCCGTCACGAGGGACGTGTCCCTCGAGGTCCCCTCGGGCCGGCTGCTCATCGGGGACTCCGACGGCGGGACGGAGATCGAGCTGCCGGCTCCGGGCCGGTGGCGGGTGCAGGTCCAGGCCGTGCCCGAGGACGTCCCGGAGCAGGTCAGGTTCTACATAGCTCCGGACGACGGAGAAGCTGCTTCCTAGAGCTCAGTAGCGGCATCGACGTGCGAACCTCAGGCGCGCCGCCGTCGCCGGGACCGGGGACCTCGCGTCGTCTTCTCCGCCTGGCCCGCGCTGGCTGAGCGGTCCGGAGCCATGTGGCCCGTGGCGCCGGACAGGCCCGGCCGAGACCTGGTCGCGCTGGACATCGCTCACGCAGCCGCCGCTCGGGACGGCCGGCTCGCCTGGCTCGAAGAGGCCGCCGACTCGGCGGACCACGACGGTTGCCGTCGCCCGCCCGGACGGGACGCAGCGTCGCGCGATGGCCGCTGTGCGCTCCGGCGGGGAGAACCCGATGTCACCTGCTCCAGCGTCACCTGGGTGCCCGACGGTTCAGCTCTGCTCCTCCTACGGTCGTTCGGGGAGCTCGGGGGGGTAGCCCCGCGGCTGTCGGACGTCCATCGCATCGCCGTTGACGGCTCGTCACGACCTGAGCGGCTGACGGCGAGGTCGGACACCTACGCGACGCCGGTGGCGGACCCGAGCGATCCCACCCGGGCCTACGCCGGGCTGTCCACCGGTGTGGTGGCCCTGGTCGCGGGTGCAGCACCACGACGCATTCCAGGGACCGAAAGCCTTCGTCCGTTCGATCTTGCCGTCACGCCGGACGGTGATCATCTGGTGGTCGGGCACCGCTCGGAGGTCGACCCGGACACGTTTCAACAGGGTTCCCGGATGTTCACCGTCAACGCCGACGGGACCGAGGTGAACATTCTCTACAACCCTCCCGGCACCGCTTCTCGCGCCGAACACGGCCTCGCGCAGCTCCGCGTCGGGCAGGCAGGACGCCCCGCCCAGGGCGACGAGCCACGGCGCGGTGGCGGGGTCGTTCGACGGAAAGGTGCCCGTCCGCGACAGCCGGCGGAGCGCGCCACGCCCGGTCCACGTGGGCACGTAGGCCGCCTGCGGACCCGGAGGCCGGCGCAGGCTCCTGCGCAGCAGGCCGTCGCGGCAGAGGCGGCCGGCGAGCCCGGCGACGCGCTCGTCGAGCGCCACGTCCCACCACAGCTGCTCCACCCGGCGCCCGGGGGCCAGGTCGAGGGCGTCCACGAGGGCGGCCTCGACGTCGTGCCGCGGGCGCGGGTCGACCGGGTCGAGCTCCCCGGTCGTGCGGGCACGCACGTCCCCGCGCAGGACGAGCGCCGCGACCGCCGTGTCCACGACCCGGCGCGGCCCCCCGGCGACGTACGCCGCCTCGTACGAGCCCAGTTCCTGCGTCTCGGC
Coding sequences:
- a CDS encoding cation diffusion facilitator family transporter, with amino-acid sequence MGAGHSHGHGHGHGSAQAHRARLLVVLAITATVVVVQVIGGVLSGSLALLADAGHAFTDAAGLLIAVLAVTFASMPATTQRTFGYLRLEILAAVVNATLLAVVAVFVLIEAGRRWSDPPEVAGGTMLAFALVGLVANAVGLLLLSRGAKESLNVRGAYLEVLGDLLGSAAVIVAAVVLLTTGLRRADAVASVAVALMILPRTWSLLREAIDVLLEATPRGVDVGHVRDHILRTPGVLDVHDLHVWTITSGLPVMSAHIVVEPGRSTPDCAGAAQGCEASILDTLRDCLAEHFDVEHSTFQLEPAGHRAHEDAVHH
- a CDS encoding ArsR/SmtB family transcription factor translates to MDAVFEALGDGTRRRILGLLAAGEQPAGAIVSSLQAQAPITQPSVSQHLRVLREAGLVAVRAEGTRRLYSLEPEGLCAAQAWLAALADPLGGFDQPLDALATEVARGRRARRNAAPAVREGEERPA
- a CDS encoding TIGR04222 domain-containing membrane protein, which encodes MAETQELGSYEAAYVAGGPRRVVDTAVAALVLRGDVRARTTGELDPVDPRPRHDVEAALVDALDLAPGRRVEQLWWDVALDERVAGLAGRLCRDGLLRRSLRRPPGPQAAYVPTWTGRGALRRLSRTGTFPSNDPATAPWLVALGGASCLPDAELREAVFGARSGAGRVVENVHLGPVGVDGEHPGTLLKRVRVDLRAVPDHQMITVRRDGKIERTKAFGPWNASWCCTRDQGHHTGGQPGVGPGGIARVRHRRRVGVRPRRQPLRS
- a CDS encoding universal stress protein, translating into MSEWLQRRSEDDGLAGNGPYGPVVVVGVDGSRSSRCAALAAAGTARELGATVVAAHVPTPSPVHSFAGLMGAGFVLQEAEELQVREMEQQLAALFELEEVRWRFVVLSGPVGAALDELAAQLNAAVIVVGCPRRTLRRRLVHLLAPSVPRLLMRRHAGSLLVA
- a CDS encoding TetR/AcrR family transcriptional regulator, which codes for MKGTDASARARIRDIAIRQFGREGFDASLRAIAAAAGVSPALVIHHFGSKAGLRAECDDEVLRIVREARTTTLTRGDPTSLLSALASIEEYVPVVGYVVHALLAGGDLAARLFDRMVEDAQAYLREGVAEGRLRRSRDEAARAQYLGYVGIGALLVHLRRHPPVDGDLAGALQAYYRTFALPALELYTQGLLADSTLLDAYVRRMQPADGGTPVQE
- a CDS encoding SRPBCC family protein; protein product: MLKDPVATAGLVAREVRSGTRDGAPTRVAVARRTYPTGREDLWQALTQPERIVRWFLPVSGDLRVGGTYRTEGNASGSIESCVAPERFDVTWEFGDVVSWLAVSLSETGEGTLLELTHESPVDPVFWEQFGPGAVGVGWDLALMGLGLHLETGAAVDPAEAAAFATSPEGIEYVRAAATGWAHAAVADGDEPGPAHEAAVRTLAFYTTVPEDTSGS
- the cmtR gene encoding Cd(II)/Pb(II)-sensing metalloregulatory transcriptional regulator CmtR, which produces MLTLETRTAVLTRLGRALADPTRSRILVALADGPAYPAQLAAELGLSRSNVSNHLTCLRGCGLVVGTPEGRQVRYELVDGHLTHALADLLEVVIAVDCESA